Proteins encoded by one window of Candidatus Obscuribacterales bacterium:
- a CDS encoding VWA domain-containing protein, with protein MDGYDSLTKKPEQAGPETLLLVLDCSSSMTDGNYQQCKAVIENAICPQPTMSGAYPEGAIGDDVLLGLREFGEHNPALTNECRQSELVVRPGLANRSQVLGKLNSVSFGYTTPLTYAINQLPLDLARARGPKHVILFTDGDGTCPDEDACNALQRVQQQTGARIDIIGLRGANQDLLKCINDLHNPNIQAQSANAENLNDIFGSMVRKNLEGKVLPHQSTHRSLWNKFQAFLHPEHKHECHCHKPPLNKIQASKTGYYREGQQ; from the coding sequence ATGGACGGTTACGATTCACTTACGAAAAAGCCGGAGCAGGCAGGTCCTGAGACACTGCTCTTGGTTCTCGACTGCTCATCCTCAATGACCGACGGCAATTACCAGCAGTGCAAGGCGGTCATAGAAAATGCCATTTGCCCGCAACCGACTATGTCCGGCGCCTATCCTGAAGGGGCTATCGGAGACGATGTGCTTTTAGGACTTAGGGAGTTCGGCGAGCACAATCCAGCATTAACCAACGAATGCAGACAAAGCGAGCTTGTCGTCAGACCCGGTTTAGCCAATCGCTCACAAGTCCTAGGCAAACTCAACAGCGTCAGCTTCGGTTATACAACGCCACTTACCTATGCGATAAATCAATTACCTCTAGATTTAGCTCGGGCACGCGGACCCAAGCACGTCATTTTGTTTACGGACGGCGATGGGACATGTCCTGATGAAGATGCTTGCAACGCATTGCAGAGAGTACAGCAACAAACCGGTGCCAGAATAGATATTATTGGTTTGCGCGGCGCTAATCAGGATTTACTTAAGTGCATAAACGATCTGCACAATCCAAACATTCAAGCGCAGTCAGCAAACGCTGAAAACCTCAATGATATTTTCGGCAGCATGGTGCGCAAGAATCTTGAAGGAAAAGTTCTACCTCACCAATCAACGCATCGTAGTCTGTGGAACAAGTTCCAAGCATTTTTGCATCCCGAGCATAAACATGAGTGCCATTGCCACAAGCCGCCACTTAATAAAATCCAAGCGTCTAAGACCGGATATTATCGGGAGGGACAGCAGTAA